ACACTGCTCATCCCAGTGGACACGGTCCGCACGATGCGTTTCAAAACACCTTCGTGATTCTGGGGCACCCCGTTCCGGTCTCCGCCGTGATCACACCGCGGGACCCGGTCGCAGAACTACAATGGCCGGACTGATTTCGCCGGACTGATTCCTCCGGCCGCCCAGCTTAGGCTGCCATGCGAGCGTTTTGCGTCACTGCACTTCGACGCTGAGCGTTCGAGTGCTTGCCAGCGTGGGACGCTTCCTGAGCCAGCACTTCTTCAGCGAGCGATTGATAATCGATCGCTCCATTGCTTTCGCTGGAGTAGTCAAAGATCGATTGCCCAAAGCTGGGAGCTTCCGCCAATCGAATGTTGCGGCGAATCCGAGTGTCAAAGAACTTGGCTCCCGAGAAGAACTCGCGTCCGTCCTTGGAAGCAGCGAAGAACTCATCGATGTCAGTGCTGACTTCGGCGGCCAAACGCGTGTTCGCGTCGTACATGCACAACACCACTCCGCTGAGCCGCAGTTTGTTGTTCATCCGTCGCGAAACGACTTCGATTGTTCGCAACAGCTTGGACAAACCGTGCAACGCCAAAAAGTGTGGTTGCAGTGGCAAGAAGACTTCCTCGACCGCGACCAACGCGTTGAGCGTCAGCACACCCAGACTCGGAGGGCAGTCCAAGACCAAGTAGTCGAAGTCTTCCTCATCGTCCGCCAGTTTGTCGCTCAAAATCATTTCGCGACCGACTTCACCCGCCAACTCCATTTCAGCGGCAGCCAAGTCCAGGTTGGACGGGACCACAAACAGGTTTTCACCGACTTGTTGGCGTGCTTCAGAAAGCGAAACATCGCTGCACAAAACTTCGTACATCGAGGGAACACTTCCATCGATGGCAGTGATTCCAAGGTGCAACGACGCGTGAGCTTGTGGATCCAAATCCATCACGCAGACGCGACGACCGGATCGAGCGAGAGCGGCGGCCAAATTGACGCTGCTGGTCGTTTTGCCCACACCACCTTTTTGATTGATGACAGCGATTGATCGCATGATGGCAATGCTCCTGAGTTACAAGTGGTTAAGGGCGTGCGTTGAGAGGGATCCGATCCAAATCGGGCAACCGATCAAGCGGTCCGCAGATCGTTGCTGAGATCTTGGTATGCCAAAAGAACGTCATACAAATCCGAGTCGATTCGCACCACATCATCTGCGAAATCCATCAGCCAAGTTCGGTTGCTCTGGCCCGCTTCGATCAACAATCGAGCCACTTGAGCCAGCGGAAGCGAAACAGTTTTGGGCGTTTCCAATCCCGCCATGCGATCCAGTTCCATCTCGCGACGAGCTTGTTTCAGGTCGGTGGAATCCGATTTCGATTGATGACGGGCAGTGAGGGATGTCACAGAGAGTCATTCCATTGACGAGTGTTTTCGGTTGGCATGGCCGCGAAGATTGGCAACCCGTGGACCAGGATGTAACAAGCCGAGCGGGTTCGACGCCAGGGCGTCGCGTGAAAGAAGTATCGACTGTGCCGACTGGGCAACTTGAGGGAATTTTGCGGGCAATGAATTCCGCTTGAATCGGATCCCAAAAAGCGGCCAAAATCTTCTTGGTCTCGCACGACCATCGGCGTCCACCGGCGTTTTCGGGACAGATTCCTGGCGGCAAGGTGTTCCAGCTCGGACGACCTGTTGAATGCCCCCCTCCGAAGCGATCATGATAGATGCCCCAGACGCCACGCCCTTTCGTCGCCACGCCCCCTTCCCAGAGGCCTACCAATGCCAATCTCAAATCCACCTCCGGTATCCGGGCAGCCCAGCGTGTCCAATCGGCCCGCTCAAACACAACTTGCCACCGAATCCACCCAGCCAAACGAAACCGTGACCGGACTGAAACAATCGATCATGGGCTGGTGTTTCAAACCCATGCCCGTGATGACGTTGGCCACCGAAGCCAAGAAAATCGGCTACACCGCTCTGGAAGGTGTCGGCGCAGAACACTACCCCGCGATCAAGGAACTGGGACTCGACATTTCGTTGGTCGGCAGTCACGGCTTCCAAAAAGGCCCCCTGGATCCCGCCAATCACCCAGCCGTCGAACGAGCACTCCGGACTGGAATCGATTTGGCAGTGGAGTACGGTTCGCCCTCGGTCATCACGTTCACTGGAATGAAAACCCCCGGGATCACCGAGGAAGCCGCCTTTCGAAACTGTGTCGCCTGTTGGAAGCGGGTGACTCCCTACGCGGAGCAGCACGGCATCCAAATCGTCCTGGAACATCTCAACAGCGTCGATGACTCCCATCCCATGAAAGGGCACCCGGGATACTGGGGCGACGACATCCATCGGTGCGTGGACCTGATCCGTGCCGTCGATTCGCCAGCCATGAAATTGCTGTTTGACATCTACCACGTGCAAATCATGCACGGTGACGTGACCCGTCATATCCGCCGTTATCACGAATTTGCGGGGCATTATCACACCGCCGGCAATCCGGGCCGCGGAGAGCTGGATTTTAACCAAGAAATCAACTATCCACCTATCATCCGGGCCATTCGAGAGACCGGCTATACTGGATACCTCGCCCAAGAATTCATTCCCATCAACCCGGATCCGATCGCCTCCCTTCGCCAAGCATTCACGTTGTGTAACGTCTGATTTCTTGGACCCCCGCCACCGAACGTTGGCACCTGAACTTCGGTTCGCATTTTCGAACATGTCCGAAAAAAACCACCCCAATCACCGACCGATCGACGCTTCGATCGACGACGCGAATCCGAATTCGGATCGTGATGCGGCGGAGGGGAATGCGTTGACGCGGCCAGGTTTGCCAACCGCCGAGTCCGACGATTCGAGTGACGAACGGGCAGGCGATTCTGGCGATTCGATCTTTGACCAAATTCGTCATTGCCATCCGAATCCCCAAGCGGCGACCGAACTGCTCGATGACCTGCATTTCGCCACCTTGGGTTTGCGAACCAACGAAAGCCGCCTGCACATCATCCGAACCGCCACCAAACGCAGCGCTGGTGCGCTCGCGTCGGTTCAGGTCAGCAAGCCTTCGACGATCAATGAATGCCACTTGGCCCGTGTGATCACGTCCGCCTATCGAGTGATGGATCCGCGGTATCGGATCGACCGGCATCAACAAGTCCAACTGGGGCGGATCCTCCCGTTCGAACTGGAAAGTGTTTCCTGCAAGTCGTTTTCGCAAGAAACGTTCTTCGCGACGACCGGCCAAGACTCATCGCTTCCAAACAATGTTCTGATCCCCCACCCTCCCGCGGCCTTGCCCACCACCCCGCGTGGTCAATTGATTGACCTGGCCATTGAGGCCAGCGATCCACAGAAGATTGCCGAAGCGACAACGCCGCCGACCAATTGGGTTCAAACGGTCGAACAATCCCTGCTGGACGACCTGCCGCCTCGAAACGAAGGCGAACAGGTTCTCGAAGAGATGCGTGCTCATCGAGGACGTTTGAAACGCTGGATGTCGGAGGTCCGCACACTGATTGGGCTCTCCGTGCTTTGCCTTGCTGCGACGTTCTACTTGGCCTACTGGCTCGGCGCTCGCCAGGCGAACCAATCGTCCACCGCCATCAATCCCACAGATCGGATTGCGAGTGTCGAAGCGGACGCACCCGCGTCCCTGACGCCTGAGTTGCCCGCGGCGGAATCGCAACTCAACAATGGGGCCTTCACCCCGGAAATTGCCCCCGCCCCAACCTCCGTGGCGATGACTCCCAGTGGCCCAGCCGTGGCAGAACTCGCAGCGGAGTCCGGAAACGAATCATCCACCACCCAATCCAATGTTCCCCTGCCGGATCCCCAACCGGCCAAGGTGGAATCCGACATCGTGGCCAGCGTCGATGTGGCCGCCCTCGTCGAGACGGATCCAGCAGCCCCCGGCACTGAAACATCGGAGGCTTCCATGGAAATGTCCCCCGTGTCGGATGCCCCGGACTCCGACGCTCTCGCTTCCAGCTCAACCACCGACACTTCCCCTGAGATCAAGTCACCGTCGCCCGTGGAATCACGGCCCCCGAGTGAAGTTGTTCCCCCACGTCGCGAACCACGCTGGACTGACGCGCAGATCAGCGAAGCGACGCAGGAACTGTGGGACGAGACCGAACGAGCCTCACGACGTTTCCAGTTGACGGAAGCCGCTGGACTGATCGACCAGTGGGAACTGATCGCGGAACTGGCCGGCACGGGATCGCTTGAACACCTCGCTGCGATGCACCTCAGCTTGCGAGCCAGTTGGCTGGCTGAGCCGTTTGAAACGACATGCCAACGTGCCCAGGACTTGGCCGCGTTGACCGCCGCGGTGACGGGATCAGCAACGCCAGAACCATCCGATTCGGCTACGGACACTCCGTTCACTTGGTCCGAACCAATGGTCCGCCAGTTGATCGAGAGCTGGCGTGCCTGTCGCTTGACCATTTCCACCACCGAACACCTCAATCATCTGCTGTTGCGTTCCAATGAACTGTTGGACCAATTGATATTGAACAATCAAAATCAATGGTGCTCTTCGTTTGGATTCGACGCGGAACGACTGATCGCCTTCACGACCGATGAACAGTCCCGGACGGAACTGGAAGACTTGCTGGCATCCGTCAAAACGCTACCGACGGGCGCCGAACTGGAACGCATGCAGCAATCCGACGCATCGGCCGGCGTGCTGGGACGAACACTGTGCCTGCATCTTCGCCGCTGGGACAAAGGCGTGCCGTTGATGTGCAACGCTTCCGATTCGCGTCTGGCATCGGTTTCAAAAGCCGAAATGCAGTGGCGAGAAGCAAACAATCAGCCCGCAGCAGAAGACGTCAACCAAACGCGAGCCGAACTGGGGGTTCGATGGTCAAAGATTGCCAGCCACTACGGTGGTCGAGACGCGGCCTCCATCCGATTGCATGCCTTGGAATTGCTCGAAGGACTGGAAGCGTATGCGGATCAACGCGCTGAGATCCTTGACTTGCTCCCGCGTTACATGACCGCCAGCCTGTCCAAAGCGTCTGCAACCCAAAGTCTGTCCGCTCCGGTTCGCTTGTCGCGGTTGCGATAGCCGCCCCCCTCAACGAACCCCTTTCGCTCAGACGCCTCGCAGCCCATCGACGGAGACCGCTATGACCGACGGCATCGAATCCCTGTTGCCGCCCGCCGTCGCGATCATCCTGGCGTTGATCACCCGTCGTGTCCTGGTGCCGTTGTCGATCGGCATCCTGGTCGGCGCCGCAACCTTGGCCTCGCAAGAATCCAGCGGCCCGCTCAGCGTTCTCACGGGGACCGCTTCTCGCTTCATTCAAACGATTGACCAATCGGTCCGTGACTGGGATCACCTGCACGTCTTGGCGTTCACGCTGTTACTCGGAGCCATGGTTGGTGTGCTCGAATCCTCCGGCAGCATGGCTCGGATGATCTCCGGTTGGACTCGCCGCGTCTCCACCCGTCGCGGTGGACAATCCCTGATCGGGTTCACTGGGCTGCTGATCTTCTTCGACGACTACGCCAACACTTTGTTGGTGGGCGGAACGATGAGAACCACCGCCGATCGCTATGGAATCTCCCGGGCCAAGCTGGCCTACCTGGTTGATTCCACCGCCGCCCCCGTCGCGGGACTGACGCTCGTGAGCACTTGGGTTGCAACCGAACTGAGCTACTTGCAAGAAGGACTCGCTGACGCCGGCATCGAAGCCACCAACATGACGTTCTCCGTGTTTCTGCAGAGCCTTCCCTATCGCTTCTACCCGTTGTTGGCATTGTGGTTTGTGTTTGTCATCGCCACCTCGGGCCGCGACTTTGGCCCCATGTGGGCCGAAGAAAACGCAGCCGCCCAAAAGCCCAGGTCACACCACAAACAATCGCCCGCCGGATCCTGGGCCGACATTTTCGCGGCTGTCATGCCCGTCGGGATCTGCCTGATCGTGATCAGCGGCGTGCTCGTCACCACCGGGCTGCAGGAACCAGCCGAATCCGAAATGTCTCGGTGGCAATACTTCGGTCACGTGATCGGTTCCGGCAATTCCTACCTCGCATTGGTCGCCGGAGGAGGCGCAGGCTTGATCGCAGCGGGCACGCTTGCGATCGCTCTCAGTGGAGTCTCCTGGGAATTGGTCATCATGGGATCTGCGAAAGGCATGCTCCAGATGCTGCCTGCCATGGCAGTGCTGTGGCTGGCGTGGGCGTTGTCTTCGCTGACCGGCGAAGACCAACTGAACACCGGTGGGTACCTCGCCTCGATCCTGAACGAACGTCTTCCCGTTGAATGGTTGCCGACCTGTGTTTTTCTGCTCGCGGCATTCATCGCGTTCGCAACCGGAACCAGCTGGGGGACGATGGCGATCCTGACGCCCCTCGCTGTCGCCTTGTCAATCAATCTTCAACAGTCACTGCTGGCGTCGGAAACACTGCTGGCCGCGTCTGACATGGGCTTGTCGGGCGGATCCCCCTCCGGCACAGCCGCCTCATTGGCGATGTCACCCATTTGCTTGGCTACCTTCAGCAGTGTTCTCGCTGGTGCAATCTTTGGCGACCATTGCTCCCCGTTGTCTGACACGACGGTGCTGTCCAGTCGCGCGTGTGACTGCAATCACGTGCTTCACGTTCGCACA
Above is a genomic segment from Rhodopirellula islandica containing:
- a CDS encoding ParA family protein, with product MRSIAVINQKGGVGKTTSSVNLAAALARSGRRVCVMDLDPQAHASLHLGITAIDGSVPSMYEVLCSDVSLSEARQQVGENLFVVPSNLDLAAAEMELAGEVGREMILSDKLADDEEDFDYLVLDCPPSLGVLTLNALVAVEEVFLPLQPHFLALHGLSKLLRTIEVVSRRMNNKLRLSGVVLCMYDANTRLAAEVSTDIDEFFAASKDGREFFSGAKFFDTRIRRNIRLAEAPSFGQSIFDYSSESNGAIDYQSLAEEVLAQEASHAGKHSNAQRRSAVTQNARMAA
- a CDS encoding TIM barrel protein; its protein translation is MPISNPPPVSGQPSVSNRPAQTQLATESTQPNETVTGLKQSIMGWCFKPMPVMTLATEAKKIGYTALEGVGAEHYPAIKELGLDISLVGSHGFQKGPLDPANHPAVERALRTGIDLAVEYGSPSVITFTGMKTPGITEEAAFRNCVACWKRVTPYAEQHGIQIVLEHLNSVDDSHPMKGHPGYWGDDIHRCVDLIRAVDSPAMKLLFDIYHVQIMHGDVTRHIRRYHEFAGHYHTAGNPGRGELDFNQEINYPPIIRAIRETGYTGYLAQEFIPINPDPIASLRQAFTLCNV
- a CDS encoding SANT/Myb-like DNA-binding domain-containing protein, with the translated sequence MSEKNHPNHRPIDASIDDANPNSDRDAAEGNALTRPGLPTAESDDSSDERAGDSGDSIFDQIRHCHPNPQAATELLDDLHFATLGLRTNESRLHIIRTATKRSAGALASVQVSKPSTINECHLARVITSAYRVMDPRYRIDRHQQVQLGRILPFELESVSCKSFSQETFFATTGQDSSLPNNVLIPHPPAALPTTPRGQLIDLAIEASDPQKIAEATTPPTNWVQTVEQSLLDDLPPRNEGEQVLEEMRAHRGRLKRWMSEVRTLIGLSVLCLAATFYLAYWLGARQANQSSTAINPTDRIASVEADAPASLTPELPAAESQLNNGAFTPEIAPAPTSVAMTPSGPAVAELAAESGNESSTTQSNVPLPDPQPAKVESDIVASVDVAALVETDPAAPGTETSEASMEMSPVSDAPDSDALASSSTTDTSPEIKSPSPVESRPPSEVVPPRREPRWTDAQISEATQELWDETERASRRFQLTEAAGLIDQWELIAELAGTGSLEHLAAMHLSLRASWLAEPFETTCQRAQDLAALTAAVTGSATPEPSDSATDTPFTWSEPMVRQLIESWRACRLTISTTEHLNHLLLRSNELLDQLILNNQNQWCSSFGFDAERLIAFTTDEQSRTELEDLLASVKTLPTGAELERMQQSDASAGVLGRTLCLHLRRWDKGVPLMCNASDSRLASVSKAEMQWREANNQPAAEDVNQTRAELGVRWSKIASHYGGRDAASIRLHALELLEGLEAYADQRAEILDLLPRYMTASLSKASATQSLSAPVRLSRLR
- a CDS encoding Na+/H+ antiporter NhaC family protein; the encoded protein is MTDGIESLLPPAVAIILALITRRVLVPLSIGILVGAATLASQESSGPLSVLTGTASRFIQTIDQSVRDWDHLHVLAFTLLLGAMVGVLESSGSMARMISGWTRRVSTRRGGQSLIGFTGLLIFFDDYANTLLVGGTMRTTADRYGISRAKLAYLVDSTAAPVAGLTLVSTWVATELSYLQEGLADAGIEATNMTFSVFLQSLPYRFYPLLALWFVFVIATSGRDFGPMWAEENAAAQKPRSHHKQSPAGSWADIFAAVMPVGICLIVISGVLVTTGLQEPAESEMSRWQYFGHVIGSGNSYLALVAGGGAGLIAAGTLAIALSGVSWELVIMGSAKGMLQMLPAMAVLWLAWALSSLTGEDQLNTGGYLASILNERLPVEWLPTCVFLLAAFIAFATGTSWGTMAILTPLAVALSINLQQSLLASETLLAASDMGLSGGSPSGTAASLAMSPICLATFSSVLAGAIFGDHCSPLSDTTVLSSRACDCNHVLHVRTQMPYALVVGVTCILFGTLPASWGVSPWISLLISAAVLWVIVRMLGKHPQSAST